A window from Citrus sinensis cultivar Valencia sweet orange chromosome 5, DVS_A1.0, whole genome shotgun sequence encodes these proteins:
- the LOC127902090 gene encoding uncharacterized protein LOC127902090, with amino-acid sequence MDSVVLQLCYDGWWETLADGRTEYVNAKNTAFLVRKDCTFEQFMARVYEVLQINPIEYSLSMKTTLRSSNTMYRACSLPMDIFNDEMVNVVLHMASDVVNYGCIPIFVTTHPRVPAENPEPLVESESSFRANESVPDIEEEVLPQQMSFQQHYSPVNENNDTIDDNGITIADVEDNVLPLGTLLGQHYSPFQNNEFRSYDDPGYNTNNTEADNVQGMNSNTEVDDRDTGHSDIPINNEDEHQYDIPVNNRENRPIPPMARSRRRTTVDPLVSLAPVLPSNLVAPDLVRSCNSADIGVGKLFVEKNELILELRKVALREKFDFKIARSTTTRFEAHCSSESCNWRLRATRGSDEHNVPWVVRRVDNVHTCSNEVLPSGLRQVRSRVVGHLIADKFIQDKRIYTPNDIRTDMQQEYGVQLTYQQAYRAKEVGLEIVRGNPAESYNLLPKYSHVLTKANEGTVTHLQRDGDDNFLYYFVALGSSIKGFTQYIRPVIAVDGTHLKGLYRGSMFVATCLDGNNQLYPLAIGVMDSENNDAWEWFMTKLHGVIGDRPELVFISDRCTAIKRAVLKAFHTASHGVCFYHVKGNIKSKFRMSKAIWDQFEPAFINAAKAYGHEEFKRQLEGLWMLHSAAADYLENNVGTCNWARSEFKGRRYSILTTNIAESVNSLMREPRKFPITHLVDHFRKTLQQWFYDRKIVAESMSTRLTTWADEIVGERRILAERMTVRLVSQHRFHVLGGGMKEGIVDIHERTCSCRVFQLDQLVCAHAIAACLIVRVDYISLCSDYYSKDSLVMAYAEPVEPVGDMTDWDIPEEIQEIRVNPPIEAPPPGRRPELRIPSIGEDVNRRTVRCGRCNQPGHNRKRCKNPIVSNPN; translated from the coding sequence atGGATTCCGTTGTACTTCAATTATGTTATGACGGTTGGTGGGAGACATTAGCAGATGGCCGTACGGAGTACGTGAATGCGAAGAATACAGCATTTTTAGTTCGGAAAGATTGTACGTTTGAGCAATTTATGGCAAGGGTGTATGAAGTTTTACAGATAAATCCTATTGAATATAGTTTGTCgatgaagacaactttgagaTCTAGTAACACAATGTATCGTGCATGTTCACTACCTATggatatatttaatgatgaaatggttAATGTTGTGCTGCACATGGCCTCTGATGTGGTCAATTATGGATGCATCCCTATATTTGTCACCACACATCCTCGAGTTCCGGCCGAAAATCCTGAGCCACTTGTGGAAAGTGAAAGTTCGTTTAGAGCAAACGAGTCTGTCCCTGATATTGAGGAAGAGGTGTTACCACAACAAATGTCGTTCCAACAACATTACTCACCAGTCAACGAAAACAATGACACTATTGATGATAATGGCATTACGATAGCGGATGTTGAAGATAATGTGTTACCATTAGGGACATTGTTAGGGCAACATTACTCTccatttcaaaataatgaGTTCCGCAGTTATGATGATCCTGGTTATAACACCAACAACACAGAAGCTGATAATGTGCAAGGCATGAACTCCAATACTGAAGTTGATGATAGGGACACTGGTCATTCCGATATTCCTATCAATAATGAGGATGAGCATCAGTATGATATTCCTGTTAACAATAGAGAGAATCGACCTATTCCTCCGATGGCCCGTTCGAGGAGGAGGACAACAGTTGATCCTCTGGTGAGTCTTGCTCCAGTTTTGCCTTCAAACTTGGTTGCTCCAGACTTAGTTAGAAGCTGTAATTCTGCCGACATTGGTGTGGGAAAGTTGTTCGTTGAGAAGAATGAGTTAATATTGGAATTGCGCAAAGTGGCCTTGCGggaaaaatttgatttcaagattgcacgGTCCACAACGACACGCTTTGAGGCTCATTGTTCTTCGGAATCATGTAATTGGCGTCTTCGCGCAACAAGAGGTTCGGATGAGCATAATGTTCCTTGGGTAGTGAGAAGAGTTGACAATGTTCATACGTGCTCTAATGAGGTTTTGCCTAGTGGCCTCCGCCAAGTTAGGAGTCGGGTTGTTGGCCATCTTATTGCGGATAAATTTATTCAGGATAAACGGATATACACGCCGAATGACATTAGAACAGACATGCAGCAAGAATACGGGGTCCAGTTAACATATCAGCAAGCATATCGGGCTAAAGAAGTCGGTCTTGAAATAGTACGAGGGAACCCTGCAGAGTCATACAACTTACTTCCCAAATACTCTCACGTTTTGACCAAAGCGAATGAGGGCACAGTGACACACCTCCAGCGGGATGGAgatgataatttcttatacTACTTTGTTGCGCTTGGATCTTCCATTAAGGGCTTCACACAGTACATAAGGCCTGTGATTGCTGTAGATGGCACTCATTTGAAGGGGCTATATCGTGGAAGCATGTTTGTAGCAACATGTTTGGATGGTAATAATCAACTGTATCCGTTAGCTATTGGGGTCATGGATTCAGAAAACAATGATGCTTGGGAATGGTTTATGACGAAGTTACACGGAGTGATTGGCGATAGGCCAGAGTTAGTATTTATCTCTGATCGATGCACTGCCATCAAGCGAGCCGTTTTAAAAGCATTTCACACTGCTAGTCATGGAGTTTGTTTTTACCATGTCAAAGGCAACATTAAGTCTAAATTCAGGATGTCCAAAGCTATTTGGGATCAATTCGAGCCAGCTTTTATTAATGCAGCAAAGGCATATGGACacgaagaatttaaaagacaaCTTGAAGGGTTGTGGATGCTCCACTCGGCCGCGGCTGATTACTTAGAGAATAATGTGGGCACGTGTAATTGGGCAAGGTCCGAATTTAAAGGTAGGAGATACAGCATACTTACCACCAACATTGCAGAAAGCGTGAATTCTTTAATGAGGGAACCGCGAAAATTTCCTAttactcatcttgttgatcactttagaaaaacattacagcaatggttttatgataggAAAATTGTCGCTGAATCGATGAGCACTCGTCTAACGACGTGGGCAGATGAGATAGTCGGCGAAAGGAGAATTTTGGCCGAAAGAATGACCGTTCGGCTAGTGTCTCAGCATCGATTTCATGTTTTGGGTGGTGGTATGAAGGAAGGGATAGTTGACATTCATGAAAGAACTTGCTCCTGTAGAGTATTCCAACTCGATCAGCTTGTTTGTGCGCATGCAATTGCTGCTTGTCTGATCGTCCGTGTGGATTACATAAGTCTTTGCTCTGATTATTACTCTAAAGATTCATTGGTCATGGCATATGCAGAACCAGTAGAACCGGTTGGGGACATGACAGATTGGGACATTCCAGAAGAAATCCAGGAAATCAGAGTTAACCCACCGATCGAAGCACCACCACCTGGTCGTCGTCCAGAGTTAAGAATTCCTTCTATCGGTGAGGATGTTAACCGAAGAACTGTGAGATGTGGTCGATGCAACCAACCAGGTCATAACCGCAAGAGATGTAAAAATCCCATTGTGTCAAATCCAAACTGA